One window of Flavobacterium dauae genomic DNA carries:
- a CDS encoding electron transfer flavoprotein subunit beta/FixA family protein, giving the protein MKILVCISHVPDTTAKINFTNGDTEFDTNGVQFVINPNDEFGLTRAIWFKEKQGAHVTVVNVGGADTEATIRKALAIGADEAIRVNAVPTDGFAVAKQLAEVVKAGSYDVVICGKESLDYNGGMVPGMLASLLGYNFVNSCVGAEIDGTKATLVREIDGGKETLTTDLPIVIGGQKGIVEEKDLRIPNMRGIMTARTKALNVMEPVAVDAKTKAVKFEKPAPKSAVKLVSPDNLDELISLLHNEAKVI; this is encoded by the coding sequence ATGAAAATATTAGTTTGCATCAGCCATGTGCCTGATACTACTGCAAAGATTAACTTCACTAACGGAGATACAGAGTTCGATACAAACGGTGTTCAATTTGTAATTAATCCTAACGACGAATTTGGTTTAACGCGTGCCATTTGGTTTAAGGAAAAACAAGGTGCTCACGTAACGGTTGTAAACGTTGGTGGTGCTGATACCGAAGCTACAATTCGTAAAGCGTTGGCAATTGGTGCCGATGAAGCTATTCGTGTAAACGCAGTTCCAACCGATGGTTTTGCAGTTGCAAAGCAGTTGGCAGAAGTTGTAAAAGCAGGTAGTTATGATGTAGTTATTTGTGGAAAAGAATCGTTAGATTATAACGGTGGAATGGTTCCGGGAATGTTGGCATCTTTATTAGGATACAATTTTGTGAATTCTTGTGTAGGTGCTGAAATTGACGGTACAAAGGCTACTTTGGTTCGTGAAATAGATGGTGGTAAAGAAACGTTAACAACAGATTTACCAATTGTAATTGGTGGACAAAAAGGTATTGTTGAAGAAAAAGATTTACGCATCCCGAATATGCGCGGAATTATGACGGCTCGTACCAAAGCATTAAACGTTATGGAACCGGTTGCTGTCGATGCTAAAACAAAAGCAGTTAAATTTGAAAAACCGGCACCAAAATCGGCTGTGAAATTAGTAAGCCCTGATAATTTAGATGAATTAATCAGTTTATTACACAACGAAGCTAAAGTAATCTAA
- a CDS encoding pyruvate dehydrogenase complex E1 component subunit beta yields MRTIQFREAVCEAMSEEMRRDEKIYLMGEEVAEYNGAYKASKGMLDEFGSKRVIDTPIAELGFAGIAAGSAMNGLRPIVEFMTFNFSLVGIDQIINNAAKMRQMSGGQFSMPIVFRGPTASAGQLGATHSQAFENWFANTPGLKVVVPSNPYDAKGLLKSAIRDNDPVIFMESEQMYGDKGEVPEGEYTIPLGVADIKREGTDVTIVSFGKIIKEAYLAADELAKENISCEIIDLRTVRPMDYDTILKSVQKTNRLVVLEEAWPFASVASEITYMVQERAFDYLDAPVQRITTADTPAPYSPVLLKEWLPNAQDVIKAVKKVLYRK; encoded by the coding sequence ATGAGAACAATTCAATTTAGAGAGGCCGTTTGTGAAGCAATGAGCGAAGAAATGCGCCGCGATGAAAAAATATATTTAATGGGCGAAGAAGTTGCGGAATACAACGGAGCTTACAAAGCCAGTAAAGGAATGTTAGACGAGTTTGGTTCAAAACGCGTTATTGATACACCAATTGCCGAATTGGGATTTGCTGGTATTGCAGCCGGTTCGGCTATGAACGGCTTACGTCCTATTGTAGAATTTATGACCTTCAACTTCTCGTTGGTTGGTATCGATCAAATTATTAACAATGCTGCAAAAATGCGTCAAATGAGTGGCGGACAATTTTCTATGCCAATTGTTTTTCGTGGACCAACTGCGTCTGCCGGACAATTAGGTGCAACGCACTCACAAGCATTTGAAAACTGGTTTGCAAACACTCCGGGATTAAAAGTTGTAGTACCATCAAACCCTTATGATGCCAAAGGATTATTAAAATCGGCTATTCGCGATAACGATCCGGTTATCTTTATGGAATCGGAACAAATGTACGGCGACAAAGGCGAAGTGCCGGAAGGCGAATACACCATTCCGTTAGGAGTTGCAGACATTAAACGCGAAGGTACAGATGTTACCATTGTATCTTTCGGAAAAATCATTAAAGAAGCTTACCTTGCCGCCGATGAATTGGCTAAAGAAAATATATCTTGTGAAATCATTGATTTGCGTACCGTTCGCCCAATGGATTATGATACCATTTTAAAATCGGTACAAAAAACAAACCGTTTGGTTGTTTTAGAAGAAGCTTGGCCGTTTGCATCAGTAGCATCTGAAATCACGTATATGGTTCAAGAACGTGCTTTTGATTATTTAGATGCTCCGGTACAACGTATTACAACTGCCGATACACCTGCACCTTATTCGCCCGTTCTATTAAAAGAATGGTTGCCAAATGCACAAGATGTAATAAAAGCAGTAAAAAAAGTATTATACAGAAAATAA